A window from Candidatus Poribacteria bacterium encodes these proteins:
- a CDS encoding polyprenyl synthetase family protein, giving the protein MSKVQPFEFLKETKKQIDAHIFDFLPSAHEHPEVHQFYQMMLDYPLRAGKGLRPAICLLICEAFGGNPQKAMNTAAALELLQNWALIHDDIEDGSDLRRGEPCLHQKHGIPIAINVGDGLHCKMWEMLNRNADLLGYELAFEIVSEFAQLSNSIVEGQHIELSWVENNRWDIAEADYWLMCIRKTASYTCITPCRVGALIAGASKNQMDLFFEMGKNLGVAFQIQDDVLNLIGEEKLYGKEIGGDISEGKRTLILIHLLNTCSQTEANRVTEIMGQRREDKHQDEIQEVLALMERYKSVQYAQRRAKTLAQQAYTQFNQTFSYLPETQAKHIFLQLVHFLIDREY; this is encoded by the coding sequence ATGTCAAAAGTCCAGCCTTTCGAATTTCTTAAAGAAACAAAAAAACAAATTGATGCACATATCTTTGATTTTCTGCCTAGCGCGCACGAGCACCCTGAAGTGCATCAGTTCTACCAAATGATGCTGGATTATCCACTTCGAGCGGGCAAAGGTTTGCGTCCAGCAATCTGTCTGCTCATCTGTGAGGCGTTCGGCGGAAACCCACAAAAGGCGATGAATACCGCTGCGGCACTTGAACTATTGCAAAACTGGGCATTGATCCACGATGATATTGAAGACGGGTCTGATCTGCGTCGCGGCGAGCCGTGCCTCCACCAGAAACATGGGATTCCGATTGCCATTAACGTGGGTGACGGGCTCCACTGTAAAATGTGGGAGATGCTGAACCGAAACGCGGATCTGCTCGGATATGAACTCGCGTTTGAGATTGTGTCGGAATTTGCACAACTCAGCAACAGCATTGTCGAAGGACAACACATTGAGTTGAGTTGGGTTGAGAATAACCGCTGGGATATAGCGGAAGCCGACTACTGGCTGATGTGTATCAGAAAGACAGCTTCGTACACCTGCATCACTCCCTGTCGCGTCGGGGCGCTCATTGCGGGAGCGTCCAAAAACCAGATGGATCTATTCTTCGAGATGGGTAAAAATCTTGGGGTTGCCTTCCAGATTCAGGATGATGTCCTCAACCTCATCGGTGAAGAGAAACTATATGGTAAGGAGATTGGGGGAGACATCAGCGAAGGAAAACGCACCCTTATCCTCATCCATCTCCTGAACACCTGCTCACAGACGGAAGCAAACCGTGTCACCGAAATTATGGGACAGCGACGTGAGGACAAACATCAGGACGAAATTCAAGAGGTGTTAGCACTAATGGAGCGATATAAATCAGTCCAATACGCCCAGCGACGTGCTAAAACGCTGGCACAGCAGGCATATACTCAGTTTAACCAGACATTTTCCTATTTACCAGAAACCCAAGCCAAGCATATCTTTCTACAACTGGTTCATTTTCTTATTGACCGAGAATATTAA
- a CDS encoding fructose-bisphosphate aldolase class I: MKTHELESTAQALVPAGKGILAADEGDATIKRRFDSINVECTEENRRAYREMLFTTPGAEEFISGVILFEETLRQAAQNGTSFPELLANKGIIPGIKADTGPKDLAAFPGETVTEGLDGLRERLTEYRELGARFGKWRAPINVDDGLPTQFGIDANAHALARYAAICQEVGLVPIVEPEILMEGAHTIERCEEITEATLKRVYFELHAHRVVLEGTLLKPNMVLSGTDCPVQADVQEVAEATVRCFRRAVPASVPGIVFLSGGQSAKLATDHLNAMNAIGNCPWELSFSYGRALQGPTLEAWGENPANPSRAQKVFYHRAKCNSAARYGKYTQQMEALAA, from the coding sequence ATGAAAACACACGAACTCGAATCTACCGCCCAAGCCCTCGTGCCAGCAGGCAAAGGCATTCTCGCCGCGGACGAGGGAGATGCTACCATCAAGAGACGCTTCGATAGTATCAATGTCGAGTGCACTGAGGAAAACCGTCGTGCCTACCGTGAGATGTTGTTCACTACACCAGGCGCGGAAGAATTTATCAGTGGAGTCATCTTGTTTGAAGAGACTCTCCGTCAGGCGGCTCAGAACGGCACATCTTTTCCAGAACTGCTCGCGAACAAGGGAATCATACCCGGTATCAAAGCCGACACCGGTCCCAAAGATCTCGCTGCCTTCCCCGGCGAAACAGTGACGGAGGGGCTCGACGGACTGCGTGAACGCCTTACCGAATACCGGGAGCTAGGGGCGAGATTCGGCAAGTGGCGGGCCCCCATCAACGTTGACGATGGTCTCCCGACGCAATTTGGCATCGATGCCAATGCACACGCGCTTGCGCGGTATGCAGCTATATGCCAAGAGGTCGGACTTGTGCCCATCGTTGAACCAGAGATCCTTATGGAGGGAGCTCATACCATCGAACGTTGTGAGGAGATAACGGAAGCAACCCTGAAACGCGTCTATTTTGAACTCCATGCCCACCGTGTTGTTCTTGAGGGCACATTGCTTAAGCCGAACATGGTGCTTTCGGGAACCGACTGCCCGGTGCAAGCAGACGTCCAAGAGGTTGCCGAAGCAACCGTGCGCTGTTTCCGACGAGCCGTGCCCGCATCGGTGCCCGGAATAGTCTTCCTTTCCGGCGGTCAAAGTGCTAAACTAGCAACAGACCATCTTAACGCCATGAATGCCATCGGCAACTGTCCCTGGGAACTTAGCTTTTCCTACGGGCGGGCGTTGCAGGGACCAACGCTCGAAGCATGGGGTGAAAACCCTGCCAATCCTTCCAGAGCGCAGAAAGTTTTTTACCATAGAGCGAAGTGCAATAGCGCTGCGCGTTACGGCAAGTATACCCAGCAGATGGAAGCACTCGCAGCATAG
- a CDS encoding phytanoyl-CoA dioxygenase family protein, producing the protein MSTLDRVTDEYVTQLEQEGWCVMDGVIPADEVDAVREEVETSEPSYKKFSEEHDRWSKNVIAFFPSLAPHLSDKRFLNVVKAMLGPQVRISQTEYKIRPPHYELNRAYHSDFPHDLKQPWHVSQPFPKTVLGITTLWMLTPFSTSNGGTWVVPGTHVSQKNPRGENDGIDEFAPIPGELQATGDAGSVLIMDSRIWHSNAASPSEKPRTAVVVRYAPWWLNLEFFGVNTAPIPADVFETFPEETKLLYDHRVEGRESKIWA; encoded by the coding sequence ATGAGTACATTAGATCGGGTAACCGATGAGTATGTCACACAACTAGAGCAAGAGGGATGGTGCGTGATGGACGGTGTCATCCCCGCAGATGAGGTGGATGCCGTACGCGAAGAGGTAGAAACATCTGAGCCATCGTATAAAAAATTCAGCGAAGAACATGATCGATGGTCAAAAAACGTCATCGCCTTTTTTCCGTCCCTAGCACCCCACCTGTCTGACAAACGTTTTTTGAATGTCGTTAAAGCAATGTTAGGACCACAAGTGCGAATCTCCCAAACCGAGTACAAGATTCGGCCTCCACACTACGAGTTGAATCGTGCTTATCACTCAGACTTCCCCCACGACCTCAAACAACCGTGGCACGTAAGCCAACCTTTTCCCAAAACGGTGCTCGGTATCACAACGCTGTGGATGCTTACCCCTTTCTCTACCAGCAACGGTGGTACATGGGTAGTGCCCGGTACGCACGTAAGCCAAAAAAATCCGAGGGGCGAAAATGATGGGATCGATGAGTTCGCACCAATTCCGGGTGAATTGCAAGCAACCGGCGACGCCGGCAGCGTACTGATAATGGATAGTCGTATCTGGCACTCAAACGCAGCCAGTCCCAGCGAAAAGCCACGAACCGCAGTCGTCGTGCGCTATGCACCGTGGTGGCTCAATCTGGAGTTCTTCGGCGTCAATACAGCACCTATCCCCGCGGACGTTTTTGAGACGTTTCCGGAGGAGACAAAATTATTGTATGATCATCGGGTGGAAGGACGTGAAAGCAAGATATGGGCTTAG
- a CDS encoding gamma-glutamyl-gamma-aminobutyrate hydrolase family protein encodes MRPVIGITCSLTASPIGDSIYALERNIIACDYARAIEYVGGTPLLVPHVEDMECIDRYLEVLDGLVLSGGGDIDPLLFGQEPHQNMGSVDRVRDEMELQLTQKALDQDLPILAICRGIQMLNVAAGGTIYQDIAAEMPQPTLRHSQTGAGWYASHTIDILSDSRLFQIFGSPTTRVNSFHHQAVRDVPDGFIVTAKAKDNVIEAIESPTHRFALGVQCHPEMMWERHPEALNLFAAFLKACQ; translated from the coding sequence ATGCGTCCAGTTATCGGTATCACTTGCAGCTTAACGGCAAGCCCTATCGGCGACTCCATATACGCCCTTGAACGTAACATAATCGCGTGCGACTATGCTCGTGCGATTGAATACGTTGGTGGCACCCCGCTCCTCGTGCCACACGTTGAAGATATGGAGTGCATCGACCGATACTTGGAGGTGCTCGACGGGCTCGTTCTCTCCGGCGGTGGTGACATTGATCCATTACTGTTTGGTCAGGAGCCGCATCAAAATATGGGCAGCGTTGACCGGGTGCGCGATGAGATGGAACTGCAGCTTACTCAAAAAGCATTAGACCAAGACCTGCCGATTCTCGCAATTTGCCGCGGGATTCAGATGCTGAATGTCGCGGCTGGCGGCACAATCTACCAAGATATTGCCGCCGAGATGCCGCAGCCAACTTTGCGCCACTCCCAAACGGGCGCAGGTTGGTATGCGTCCCATACAATCGACATTCTATCCGATAGCCGTCTGTTTCAGATTTTCGGCAGTCCAACTACCCGCGTCAATTCCTTCCACCACCAAGCGGTGCGAGATGTCCCCGACGGTTTTATCGTAACCGCCAAGGCGAAAGATAACGTCATCGAAGCGATTGAAAGTCCAACTCACCGATTCGCCCTTGGCGTGCAGTGCCACCCTGAAATGATGTGGGAACGCCATCCGGAAGCCCTGAATCTGTTTGCGGCGTTTTTGAAAGCGTGTCAATAA